ttcattctttgttcactACACATTAAAGTTAAATGCCTTTAAGCTGTGCAAAAGACTGCTATGTGGAATTTTAACATTTCAAACAATCTACACCCTGGAGATTTGGCAGCATAATTTAGGAATAATGCTACCTAAAGGGACTGAACTGTTGCCAATTCCATCTTCCGCTCCACCCAAGTAACTCCAAAGACTAGACAAGGGAGGGTAAGGGCAAGTGTGACTAGGTAACTAGCCATTTTGTTGTGAAAGGAGAAACTAGGAGGCACCTGGCtttcaaaagataattttaacTTCTGCCCCATACTACTCTTAATATAGTTTGGCTTGACTTTAATTGACGGCCATGTCCCTCACCTTAGGTAGAATAACCAAACTGGTTTAAAATCAGTTGGATGATCTATGTTTGTCACTGAAATCTGAAATATGCCATcactaaaaaagttaaaaataaataaaaaagaactaacaacaacaaaacccaactCGTTTTCTGTATCagactctaaaataaaacaaaaacaaaaatccttgtGCCAAAAGTGCTTTGCTCAGGGCTGCGAACATCTCTTTTTAGCCCAAGAcatctaaaatctaaaaaaacaaactgcttttaaaaaccGTAGAGTAAATCTCTATACAAGATAGTCCTCTTAAGTGTATCTATTAATACATGAGATATAATTAATCTGTCTTCTTTTGAAagtatcagagcagaaatatctTTGGTTAACTCTTTTctctacatgaaaaataaaatattcttacaCAACAAGGCTGTTTCTCTCTGGATCTTGAGTTTGTCAGTGCCATTTAGAAAAGGGGGGCAACACAGTGGAAAAGCtgggagaaaaatggaaggaaccaaaaaagagaggaaacattCAGTTGCCATGTTGCCATCACTGTCAGTTTTGACTTCTAGCAGAGAAATgccaataagaaataaaatagcacACATACTACAGTTTGCAGCCTCATCAGCTTTTCAAGTAGTTACCATGAGCACATTTCTGATTAGAGGGCTCAGGATTTAAAGCTGGCTACTTTTAGCACAATTTAgctaataaaacaggaaaaagataaTTTCTTAATTGTAGATTACTTCCCACCGCCCACCTCCCCAAGTGAGGTGAAAAGAGGAAAGCAGAATGGTAatttgtaaaagatttttttttttaaatcaatttatgtCAGACCCATGATTATCATCCCAGTTTATCCACTCTAACCATAAGGACAGAATTATGTAATTAACATGACAAATCTTTGAACAAGTATTACAAGCGAGTCCTAGTAATTTTTTCCCCtattaaaatctttcaaaaatgaaaattaaataacctaTCTTGGCTTGTTAAAGACTGCCAACCTTTGCATTATTCACAAGGAAGGCAAAAAGAATGTTGTGTCACATGCCAAGAACgtattttcagaaaatgaagatAGACAAGGCCCAAGTGTACACGAGGCacacaataaaaagtaattttaccaTCTGTGATCTTGAAATTACAAATGGAGAATGAGAAAGAATGAGTTTATATAAGCATAtgtttctctatatatttataaatatttatataatttaccaTGAAGACATGCAAGTAGTGTTATAGCAACTATTATACAATATAATACAGAAGGATTGGTCTTCCAATATTACAGTCGCTTTAGTTAAACAGCAAATATGTCTTATCTATTGCATTCCTCTGTAGTCTTGAAACCGGAGAGAAATTAAGATTCCACACTATGCTATATTTCTTAGGGGAGACTGTATATGCCTCAATAGtgttttgagtttttgttttttgtttttttttttttcaaaaagctcaacacagataaagagaacaagaTAAGTTCAGTGCAGCTTCAGGGCAGCTTTGATGCAGCATTAGAATATGTTCACTTGGTGaggaaatatctttctttttttctgttttccaattcAACCGTATTAGGTTTGGCAGCAAACACAAGGTCAAAGACAAAGCACAGATGTTTGCTAGAAGGCAAATTTCAACAGCAAGCAGACCAATTTACCTGACCTTAATAAGGTCTTTACAACACAAAAACTGTGAGTATAAaagaactcatttaaaaaatctagtatAATTTAACTTTTACTGATTCCTCTTAGCAGAAGAGTGAGATCAGAACAAATATGATCCTCCTTACAGCTTTATAAATTAAGATTACATGGAAATCAGGTCAAGAAGCCCAAATAGTCAAACTAAAGCACAGGTGAAGCAGgtaataaaatcttaaaagataaatattgagcctaaatttattttctcagatacTCATTCCTTATTGgctaaatgtataaaatacaaagtTTGAGAATTTTAAGCCTCAACATACCtaatttcttcctatttttctttctaaagctcTAAAAGCATAACGTCACATTCCACAGCAATGTACTTCCCTGGTATTGTCTTGGAGGTTGATAGTAGAAATAGTTGGTACCTAGAAGATTTAAGGAAGCAAGGTCTACTCTGGTCAGTTTTCCTTCCACAAGGAGGAAACTAACAGGGGAAAGAGGGTTCTTCTATCTTGAAGGTATTACTCCACACTCTGTCCCTCTCCCTAAAGCACTGAAGCCTGCAAAGTAGTTTTATTTAGACTTTTCCTTCCTTTACCTAAGTTTCATCAgttatttttcacaataaaaatatactgaGTTAAGTAACTGTTGCTCCAAAGAGAAATATTAGGGGATTTAGAAAAGTAATTGGATTTGAAATTCTCAGCATGTGCTGCCAAAAGCACGTTAGAATGTATTGTCAAAATAAGAGAGACTGGATCAGGTGACAAacactaactttaaaaaatgtgaaatccAGGGAGGGTACTAGGAATGAGGCAAAGTAAAGGTGTGAACTCTCAATACACCAGATAAACACACAAGCCAAATGTATACGAGCACTGGCTCCCCAGCAACACACTTCTTACATATTCTAATATCGGAGCAATTCTGACTCTCCGAGGTTGGGAAGTTTGGAAAGCAAATATTAAAGTAAGAAGTTTCACTTTTGCTATATAATCTTTTAGTAGAGCCTTAAAAAAAAGTAGGCTAAACCCCTTAAAATTCCAATCCACCCCCTACCttcaacatttttgttttgaaggCAGATAAGAAATGAGAGTTCATTTAGCCAGTTTCACCCCCTTGGATTTTGCTGGCTTGCCCCTTCCTATGCAAAGACATTGATTCCTGATCTGCTTGCTGCCTATCTTAGGTAATTTCTTATCATATAtcttcttataaatattttatcatgttaCTTTCTTTTGCAAGACAAGAtcaacactgatttttttaaatagacagtACAGGGACACACATGTATCAGATTTAGGAGGAAGATCTCACACCTTTCACAGAGATGCAGCCCAGCTCCTATCTGCTGAGTTTACTGGCTGACTTACTCTTCCCTGGGGGGGCTTTAGTGCTGGCCGAGTGGTGGTGGAGGCTGCTGGATCCTTTCAGGCCATTCTTACTGGGTTTGCAGTGCTCCTGTTGGCAGGACCTCCTGGACGAGGAAGATCCTGAGTGGCTGGGAGGTGACTTGCTTCTCCCCAGATGCGGGGATGAACTCCTCTGGTCATGATGGGGCCGTCCAGCCCTAGACGGTGAGGAACTGGATGTGCGAGGCAAGGAAGAGCTTCGAGGAGAGGCACTGGGACTCCTGCGAGGGACAACTGGACTCTTGGGTGGTGTCTTTGGGTTGTGAGGGGATCCTGGACTCTTGCACTGAGTAGTGCTCCGGGGTTTCTGAGATCCATTTTGAAGAATTTGGGCCAGGCGGGAGAAAAGGTCTGAGTCGGAACTGCTACTCCCTAGGACTCTATATCTGCGGAGcctgaaagaaaacagagaataattactttcattttaattcactttAAGTGTGCCTAGAAAGTCACAATGTCCCAAATCATAATATGTATGATGTGAGTCAAAATCAGGAAACAGAGGATGCGGAGTTACTCTTTCATATACCAGCTGTATAACcctggacaaattatttaacctcttccAGCTTTGAAGGGGAATATTATCTATCTCACAGGGTTACTGAGCAGTCAAGTGCAGTAAAGTACTTAATTGGATGTCTGCCATCCAGAAGCACTTACATGTTGTTAAGCCCCTTCCTCCTATAGCATGTTTGCTCTTCCCATTTTAGAATTAACTTAATGAAATGTCTCTAGCATGTTAGCACATGAGGGAGAGTAAACAATTTTGTTTAAGGCTTTTAGAACAGGAATTCTATATATACTTAGGCAAACATTAAACTCCACAATGTAAGTCTTCAACAGTACTCACCAACAGCAGGAActacagataaaaatatatttcaacctcatttaataatttccaaaagaaaagagtAGTCACTggtttctctgggcctcagtttctgcccCTGACGATACCCTGAGATTCAGGAGAGCCGAATGCCTCTCTTACTGGCAACCAAGCCATCTAGAAAGCATTCACATAAATAGCAATGTCTCCTCTGCCCTACATATCTTTCTGTCTTGGCCTAAAATCCATTCAGTTTAAGAATTTAAACCTCAAACTGCTGACATGCCACTCCTTACGGAAGGAAACGGGAGAAGAACTTCCAAGTTGTACTGGCACCTGCAGGATGCAGGAGACATATAcagccaccatcaccatcatggATCAGCAacaatttactgattttttctctgaattttctctcttcttccttccccaccATCTACTTATACTGACAAATGACATAAAACTCATTTTGGTTAAGCCTAACTTCATGGATCTTATTGTAAAAATTGAAGAATGGAATAAGATAATTCCTCTGTGCCAGGACCTATGTGGGAAAGTTGAGCTCCCACTGAATTCCCAGATGAGTTTCAGGCTGGTCAGCTCTGTAATATCTGGCACAATGCCACACATCTGGCTTTGTTATCAAGTTACCAAGTTCTACTTTGAGGGGACATGTAAAGTTGTAAATAGTAAATAGTAATTAAGATTTGTTTGTTGCAGTCCAAAGCAGCTCAAGCCACAGATATACTATCTCTATTAAGCACAGATGCCAAGCAAAAGGGGGGACGGGTGAATATTGTCCATggaatcatctttttaaaatgtctcagcTAAATGACTGCTGTTTACTCATCACCATTTTTCCCGTTGAAGTCTAGTTCCATGGTCATTTCAAATCCAGTGTTTAGTTACCTTTGAACCTGAAAGAAACCCTAGGGCAAGTCAAAACTAAACTTAACTTTAGGTAAGGGTAGCAAGTTCTGCTGGGTAATGATGCAGATAGAACCTCACTTTAATATACTTCAGAAATCCTTATAACAGGTGGAGGCCTATTATCTAGAACAAGCTATAATTTTCAGGTAAATTTATTTTGATGTCcactttgtttttgttaaaaGACTATCCTTTTGCTTCTTCTCCAAGGGTTTAGACCATTCTACTCTGAAAAGTGAGTAATGGCTCCAAGGAAAGCACTCTTAATTGGTTCATTACTTCCCAATATTTTCCTCTCTTCAAAATATAATCACTCCATGGTCAACTACACATAAGAATATTTCAATAAACAAGCATACCACACAGTAAATATTAAGGCAATATCTTTATTATGTATGGTCCTGTATATCATCAGATGTAGGGAAACTCCCTAAAGGATTTTTTTGTCTAATTCATTATAATCAGATAAATTGAACTGTTACTAGGGTCCATTCATCATATTACAGACACAGTATCTTTCCCCAGAATTTGACGTCATAATGACATCTGTTATAACGGGATTCTGACTGGACAAAACTAGAAAATTACCGAGTATCTAGTTAAAATGGACTGGGAAAGAGACATAACCTTTGTTGCATGCTAAAAAGCACTAAACAAAGCTCTAGACATATTCTACCTGATTTCCTCTTCCCAAAACCATGAGGCAAATGTTTTACCCAtattatagataaggaaattgaggttcacACTGCTAGAAAGTGCGAGAGCTAAGAATTAACCTGGATCAAACTGACCCTTTCAACTACACTATGCTATAAGGCTTGggaaaggcagggaaggaagtAGATGATCAGAAGCAggcaacaaaaaaatgaaaccaatgaCATAATCAAGCAGACACAGAAATAATGCTACACACTTAACATAGGGAGAAGAGCACACAGCATTACCTGGCTTCTACTCCAGGCCTCATGGGTGGCTTTCCTGGTGGTGGCCGAGGCAAGAACTGAGATGAAGTTGAGCTGTTGATTTGATCTGTGTTGATCCATGAAACTGGCCTTGGAATTTTGCTCTTTCTGGACTGGGAGATGATGGGTGTCAGAAAGCTGTCTTCGGCTGACCTGCTCAGGTGTGAGTCTACAGCCAGTCTTGAAAAGGGAGTGAAGACTTCCTCCTCAGAAAAAGGAGCAGGAATAGTGGATAATCTCTCCTCTAGCAATTTATCAGAGGCACTTGAGAGGTCCCCAAGGAAAGACTTGAGTTGCCTTTTTTCCACCAGAAGCTTGACTAGATCTGGCTGATAAGCTTTCTTTTGGAGGAGCTTCTCTTTTGCAGAGACTGGACAGGATGATTCAAAAGTTGAATCTATCTCTTGTGCTAAAACAGGAATTCGGCTGTGTCTAGTTACAAAGGATGACCTAACCACATCCTTCCGAGATGGAGGACAATGTTCACTCTCTGAAACAGAATGAAATAGTTCTCCATTTCTAGGGGcaattttctctctcttaccCTCTTGGTGCAAAAAAGTAGAGAGGTCTCCTTGATGACTCAGCAAGTCTTCACTCTTGATGTCATCCTCCTTAGATATCTTACCTTTTTGCATTGCTGCCACCTGGCCTATCTGTCCTTCAACATGTTGGTCAATAACTCGTGGAGATATCGCTGAAGTTCCAACTGCCAAAAGCTTCACTATCTCGTGAGTTTTGTCTTGATTTGGCACCACACTAAAAGTCTGTGTCTTTGTCACATCAAGAGGTTCAGTAGTAGCTGAGTGATCCCTTTCCACCGTCACCAAGTCTCCTGGGAGAGGGGAGATCTCAATATAAGGCTGCCCTTTACTCAACTTCTCATCTTCATTATCTGACCCCACAAGCATGCTTTTCTCTTCCGTTTCCCTAGGGAGACCCTCAAATTCTCTCACAGCCAGTCTGTTATGGTCAGGAAGGTCTTTTGGTCCCAGGTCTTGGGAGCTGTCACACTCTCTAATGCTGGGTAACATGTCATGACCAATATGATCTATCTGAAGCCCAAAGTCTGTTCTGTTTCCTCCACTAGGAGGTTCGCGCTCTGTCACAACCAAGCCAGAGAAGCTCTCCCTTGGAGAGTAAAGTTCCACAGTGGGCTCCATGGGATGAAGGTCTTTCTTTTCTGGCAGCTGACCATAATGAAAGCTACCTGAAGTCGACTGTGTAGATGCCACAGAACGTCTAGGAATTGTAatctggagagagaagagaaaaaaagttaaatgcaaTAATGTGgaattataaaatgaagatgtaTGAGTTGAGAGTTAACACCTCAAATTCTAATTTATAAGAGGAACGCAGATCCCAACCAGCTTTGCCCAACTCATACTTAAAATGAACAATTCTGAATAAAAATGCATGATACTCAAGCTCCCCTACTCAGAAACTGTACAGAACAGTCCCCCTCTAGGTTCATCCCTGCCTTTTCTTTAGCTTGCTCTGTACTCTGGAAGACTGATTTCTACTGACTGCACTATCCAGGCTCCCTTGCCGTCTGATTTCTGGTTGTGTTTGCCCAATGGGCAGCACCAACAGAGAATCAGGGAGTTGGAGGCGAAAAAGATCTGGGTATtacttctctctgcttcctcccgAGGGACTGCAGCTTTGGCGGTACACTCTACCACTCCTGGCCACAGCTTCTGTCACATGGCCCCCTCTCCTATAGATATGACTCTTACCAGGTTCTGCTAACtgcccctcttccttctctttcaggACTCAGAATAGGAATAGCTCCCTCTATTTCTGTTCCTGTTGGCTCTCTTAAACCCTACCCACACGTCTGTAAAAAGTTCCCTTCATTAGATTTTCTCCAAGTCCCTGTGAGTGTGCCAGTTATTTCCTGCCAGAATCCAGATACAGAATCTTAGGGAAAAATTATCAGTAAATTATTCTAAGTTGAAAAACTCCAAATTTACACGCATTTGTTGTTTCCCATAAATTCTGTAAATcaatgttattaatattttcctataAGCAAACACAAAGATGTTTACTaatgttttatatcttctttaattttttaaggtccagcctattataaatgaaattctaCCATCCTTTCACAAAGGTCATTTCAATTCTATGTGAATAAGATTCAATGTTTAATAAGAATGTCCTTTCTTTAAGACacctacaggacttccctggtggcacagtggttaagaatctgcctgccaatgcaggggacacgggttcgatccctggtccgggtagaacccacatgccacggagcaactaagaccaatgtgccacaactactgagcccgcacaccacaactactgaagcctgcatgctctagggcccatgctctgcaacaagagaagccactgaaatgagaagcccgcacaccacaatgaagagtagctgccactcgccgcaactagagaaagcctgtgcgcagcaacaaagacccaacacagtgaaaaacaaataaaattaaatttaaaaaatacattaaagacaCCTACGTCTTCTCATCTGTTAAGTGACATGTAAGGAGGCAGAAAATGTCAACCACATAAACTGGTAAGGAAAAAAGCCtttttgagaaattaaataactcGAAAATCATTTAATGAAGCCCATTAAGCTCTAATAAAACTATGGAAATTGGTCTGAATTCGAAGCCAAATGAATTTGGAGCTGTCATGGGAGATTTCACTTAGACCCCATCTCTAGTCCAATGACACCAAGAAACCCATTTGGTTCTAGAGTCAGATAAGTTGCTTaaatctgtttctctgtgtgtcagGAGAACAATTAGGTTTAAGAACACGCAAAGCTTACCCTAAGCCCAGCCCAGGGAGAAAACACCTAACTAATGTCCTGGAATAGCTCCTGAATGGAATCAGTGTACTGAGGCTCTGTTAATCCAAGACAGGCTAGGTTCAGACATGAATTCTCACAATAAGCCCAGACCTACAATGACCTTGGGGAAAAGGCAGTAAGTTCTACTGGTGCTGTCACCCTTCAGGAAGTCACCTCATACCTGTACCTCTCTTTCATTATACTAAATATAGGCAGATGGCAATTTTCTAGTATTTGTAAAAATGATATTGAAACTTAAAATTTATAGTTATTTACTCTTCAGAATTTACTTTTTAAGACCTGAGAGTGATGGTGATAAGAAAAGCAGttatgaaattatattaaataccAAATAACTAGGGAGATGACTATATTTACATTCAAAATAAACCAACAGTCATTTCATCATTATACGTAATTCCAAGTACATCAGCCAAAATGaaatcagcattatttacaaaaataacacTCCACTGGTCTTCTGAGATTGAAGCTAGAGAATCAATGCACTTCTGAGCCTAACTCATCTGGATTCAGGATATAAATGTCTGTGTATGTATGGTATGAAAAAAGAGATGataatcttgtatatagaaaagatatatgaaccACTGGAGAGAAGAattaattttcttgaaaagatTCTGAGCAATTATGAGAAACTGCATAAATTACTGTAATATCTATATAGcactttaatttataaaatattcctaaaatcaTTTTTACTGATTCCATTTCATACCTACCCGGTATTTTAATTGAGTACTTTTATTAACACaaatttcacaaatgaagaaaaacacagtCAAAAAAAGTTAGGGACAGGATTCTAGGATTTTGAGATTCCCTCACAGCAAAGCCTACTTACTGACATGTACTACACACTCTCAAATGAAGTCTGGGAAACTGagtgttcaaaaaaaaaattaaaaaaaaaaaaaacattatctaTCAAGGTGAACAAAACCAAAGATCAATAGCTgcatacagagaaaagaaagctaaTTCTAAGTATAGCTAAAAACAGCTTCCTTAACATTAGACTATAAAGACACAAAAGCAATTCCCATACTTGGGACACTCTATAGACTGAATTAATGATCTGCCAGTAAGCCATATACATCCCTTTATATGTTTAATTTCTCTAATTCACAAACATTTCATCAAGGCATGAATTCAATCATTTCCCTTCTTCTGTTCTCTAATTGTATCAGGTACACCTTTctatagaattagaaaatcacctcaatgttttccatttctttcaaattttcttactttttttctagTACTGAATTTGACTAACATCAGTCTCATTACTTTTTAGTTCAGATAAAGCAGCCTCATTATTTTATAGTTACCCCATGTTCAGAACTGGCCACACAGGCAAGAGACAATAAACTGCAAACCAACTATTCACATTTTAACTTACAAATTATCCTTTCACTTTCCTCTCATTCAAAGATAGTAATGCTATTAAGATAATAAAAACCTTGGTAAATTCAACATTCATACCAAATAGTCTCTCTTCCAAATGAAAGGAATATGGTATATGAAAtatctatatttcattttgtttttctggcaAACAATTTAGAAGAGATATAGGTAGTAGAATAATTTATTGGTTCCTACTATAGCCAAGAGTAACTGAGTTATTCTTGGCCTAATTCCAggcctattaaaaaaaattaaattttaaccaTTCAAACTTCTTTGGGCTATTTAAATTCTACTGCAGACTTTTGTTTAAAGCATCTTT
Above is a genomic segment from Tursiops truncatus isolate mTurTru1 chromosome 2, mTurTru1.mat.Y, whole genome shotgun sequence containing:
- the TTBK2 gene encoding tau-tubulin kinase 2 isoform X3, which encodes MQLQGRNLADLRRSQSRGTFTISTTLRLGRQILESIESIHSVGFLHRDIKPSNFAMGRFPSTCRKCYMLDFGLARQFTNSCGDVRPPRAVAGFRGTVRYASINAHRNREMGRHDDLWSLFYMLVEFVVGQLPWRKIKDKEQVGSIKERYDHRLMLKHLPPEFSIFLDHISSLDYFTKPDYQLLASVFDNSIKTFGVIESDPFDWEKTGTDGSLTTITTSTTPQLHTRLTPAAIGIANATPIPGDLLRENTDEVFPDEQLSDGENGIPVGVSPDKLPGSLGHPRPQEKDVWEEMDANRNKIKLGICKAATEEENSHGQANGILNAPSLGSPIRVRSEITQPDRDVPLVRKLRSIHSFELEKRLVLEPKPDTDKFLETCLEKMQKDSSEGKESVLPALLHKPCVPAVSRTDHIWHYDEEYLPDASKPASANTPEQADGGGSNGFVAVNLSSCKQEVDSKEWVIVDKEQDLRDFRTNEALGHKTTGSPSDEEPEVLQVLEESPQDEKLRLGPWAENDHLKKETSGVILAVSGKCPATAASEQYADRLELQAGAASQFIAVTPTSPMEAQAEGPLTAITIPRRSVASTQSTSGSFHYGQLPEKKDLHPMEPTVELYSPRESFSGLVVTEREPPSGGNRTDFGLQIDHIGHDMLPSIRECDSSQDLGPKDLPDHNRLAVREFEGLPRETEEKSMLVGSDNEDEKLSKGQPYIEISPLPGDLVTVERDHSATTEPLDVTKTQTFSVVPNQDKTHEIVKLLAVGTSAISPRVIDQHVEGQIGQVAAMQKGKISKEDDIKSEDLLSHQGDLSTFLHQEGKREKIAPRNGELFHSVSESEHCPPSRKDVVRSSFVTRHSRIPVLAQEIDSTFESSCPVSAKEKLLQKKAYQPDLVKLLVEKRQLKSFLGDLSSASDKLLEERLSTIPAPFSEEEVFTPFSRLAVDSHLSRSAEDSFLTPIISQSRKSKIPRPVSWINTDQINSSTSSQFLPRPPPGKPPMRPGVEARLRRYRVLGSSSSDSDLFSRLAQILQNGSQKPRSTTQCKSPGSPHNPKTPPKSPVVPRRSPSASPRSSSLPRTSSSSPSRAGRPHHDQRSSSPHLGRSKSPPSHSGSSSSRRSCQQEHCKPSKNGLKGSSSLHHHSASTKAPPGKSKSASKLSR
- the TTBK2 gene encoding tau-tubulin kinase 2 isoform X4 gives rise to the protein MGRHDDLWSLFYMLVEFVVGQLPWRKIKDKEQVGSIKERYDHRLMLKHLPPEFSIFLDHISSLDYFTKPDYQLLASVFDNSIKTFGVIESDPFDWEKTGTDGSLTTITTSTTPQLHTRLTPAAIGIANATPIPGDLLRENTDEVFPDEQLSDGENGIPVGVSPDKLPGSLGHPRPQEKDVWEEMDANRNKIKLGICKAATEEENSHGQANGILNAPSLGSPIRVRSEITQPDRDVPLVRKLRSIHSFELEKRLVLEPKPDTDKFLETCLEKMQKDSSEGKESVLPALLHKPCVPAVSRTDHIWHYDEEYLPDASKPASANTPEQADGGGSNGFVAVNLSSCKQEVDSKEWVIVDKEQDLRDFRTNEALGHKTTGSPSDEEPEVLQVLEESPQDEKLRLGPWAENDHLKKETSGVILAVSGKCPATAASEQYADRLELQAGAASQFIAVTPTSPMEAQAEGPLTAITIPRRSVASTQSTSGSFHYGQLPEKKDLHPMEPTVELYSPRESFSGLVVTEREPPSGGNRTDFGLQIDHIGHDMLPSIRECDSSQDLGPKDLPDHNRLAVREFEGLPRETEEKSMLVGSDNEDEKLSKGQPYIEISPLPGDLVTVERDHSATTEPLDVTKTQTFSVVPNQDKTHEIVKLLAVGTSAISPRVIDQHVEGQIGQVAAMQKGKISKEDDIKSEDLLSHQGDLSTFLHQEGKREKIAPRNGELFHSVSESEHCPPSRKDVVRSSFVTRHSRIPVLAQEIDSTFESSCPVSAKEKLLQKKAYQPDLVKLLVEKRQLKSFLGDLSSASDKLLEERLSTIPAPFSEEEVFTPFSRLAVDSHLSRSAEDSFLTPIISQSRKSKIPRPVSWINTDQINSSTSSQFLPRPPPGKPPMRPGVEARLRRYRVLGSSSSDSDLFSRLAQILQNGSQKPRSTTQCKSPGSPHNPKTPPKSPVVPRRSPSASPRSSSLPRTSSSSPSRAGRPHHDQRSSSPHLGRSKSPPSHSGSSSSRRSCQQEHCKPSKNGLKGSSSLHHHSASTKAPPGKSKSASKLSR